Proteins from one Salarias fasciatus chromosome 14, fSalaFa1.1, whole genome shotgun sequence genomic window:
- the srsf7a gene encoding serine and arginine rich splicing factor 7a isoform X1 — MAYHSSSRSSSRAPDCKVYVGDLGNGAAKGELERAFSYYGPLRSVWVARNPPGFAFVEFEDPRDAEDAVKGMDGKVLCGSRVRVEMSTGLSRKGRGRPSRRQFDPNDRCYQCGDRGHYAYDCYRFSKRGRRSSRSRSRSRSRSRSRSRSRSRSRGRRYRSRSRSRSRSRSRRRSPSYSRRRSRSGSPNRSKSRTPARSRSRSRSRSGSAPRGRSYSRSRSRSASTNHKRKSRSRSSPNRSPTPADD, encoded by the exons ATGGCGTATCACTCCTCCTCCCGGAGCTCTTCTCGAGCCCCAGACTGTAAAGTGTACGTGGGTGATCTGGGTAACGGAGCGGCCAAGGGTGAGCTGGAGCGTGCGTTCAGTTACTACGGCCCTCTGAGGAGCGTCTGGGTCGCCAGGAACCCACCTGGATTTGCTTTCGTGGAGTTTGAGGACCCCAGAGATGCAGAAGATGCTGTGAAGGGCATGGATGGAAA GGTCCTCTGTGGTTCTCGAGTTCGTGTGGAGATGTCGACAGGCCTCTCCAGGAAAGGCCGCGGGCGCCCCAGCCGCCGCCAGTTTGACCCCAATGACCGCTGCTATCAGTGTGGAGACCGGGGCCACTACGCCTACGACTGCTACCGCTTCAGCAAGAGAGGCCGGCGCAGCAGCAG ATCTCGCTCTCGTTCGCGCTCtcgctccaggtccaggtcccggtcccggtctcgGTCCCGTGGGCGCCGCTACCGCTCTCGGTCCCGCAGTCGTAGCCGCAGCAG GAGCCGACGCAGGTCTCCGTCTTATTCCAGACGCAGGAGCAG GTCTGGTTCTCCAAATCGCTCCAAGTCCAGGACTCCAGCCAGGAG TCGTTCCAGGTCTCGGTCGCGGTCTGGCTCCGCACCCCGGGGGCGCTCTTACTCCCGGTCACGCTCACGATCtgcctcaaccaaccacaagaGGAAGAG
- the srsf7a gene encoding serine and arginine rich splicing factor 7a isoform X2 encodes MAYHSSSRSSSRAPDCKVYVGDLGNGAAKGELERAFSYYGPLRSVWVARNPPGFAFVEFEDPRDAEDAVKGMDGKVLCGSRVRVEMSTGLSRKGRGRPSRRQFDPNDRCYQCGDRGHYAYDCYRFSKRGRRSSRSRSRSRSRSRSRSRSRSRSRGRRYRSRSRSRSRSRSRRRSPSYSRRRSRSGSPNRSKSRTPARSRSRSRSRSGSAPRGRSYSRSRSRSASTNHKRKS; translated from the exons ATGGCGTATCACTCCTCCTCCCGGAGCTCTTCTCGAGCCCCAGACTGTAAAGTGTACGTGGGTGATCTGGGTAACGGAGCGGCCAAGGGTGAGCTGGAGCGTGCGTTCAGTTACTACGGCCCTCTGAGGAGCGTCTGGGTCGCCAGGAACCCACCTGGATTTGCTTTCGTGGAGTTTGAGGACCCCAGAGATGCAGAAGATGCTGTGAAGGGCATGGATGGAAA GGTCCTCTGTGGTTCTCGAGTTCGTGTGGAGATGTCGACAGGCCTCTCCAGGAAAGGCCGCGGGCGCCCCAGCCGCCGCCAGTTTGACCCCAATGACCGCTGCTATCAGTGTGGAGACCGGGGCCACTACGCCTACGACTGCTACCGCTTCAGCAAGAGAGGCCGGCGCAGCAGCAG ATCTCGCTCTCGTTCGCGCTCtcgctccaggtccaggtcccggtcccggtctcgGTCCCGTGGGCGCCGCTACCGCTCTCGGTCCCGCAGTCGTAGCCGCAGCAG GAGCCGACGCAGGTCTCCGTCTTATTCCAGACGCAGGAGCAG GTCTGGTTCTCCAAATCGCTCCAAGTCCAGGACTCCAGCCAGGAG TCGTTCCAGGTCTCGGTCGCGGTCTGGCTCCGCACCCCGGGGGCGCTCTTACTCCCGGTCACGCTCACGATCtgcctcaaccaaccacaagaGGAAGAG ttAG